In Mycolicibacter virginiensis, the DNA window GCGCCACTTGCGCTGCATCCGTGGGCATCTCGCGCTGCAGACCGAGGGGAACCGCGATGTCCTGGCCGTGTACCAGCAGATCCATCAGCCGATCGGTCGGGGTCGTGCTGACGGCGGTGAAGCGTGAGCCGATCGTGCTGCGCAACTCGCTGAGCAGCTCTCGATCATCGGTCTTCGTGGCGTGCCGGGTCGCGGTATCGAGCATCATGCGGTCGACACTGCCGCGAGCCCGCAGCAGACTGACCAGAATCCGGCCGACGTGGGCATGGGCCGAGATCGCCAGATGGGCGACCACATCTCGGACCTGCCACCCCGGGCACAGGCTGGCATGGCGCCACTGCGATGCGGTGAGGTTTTCGAGCAGTTCCACCAGGCCGCTGCGCTCGGCGTCGGCGGCTCGCCAGATGTCCTCGGTGTTCACGGCCCGCTCCCTTCGTTTGATGCCTACGCTAGGGGAGATCGCGGGCCCGACGGCTACTCTCGGCTTTGCGCAGCGACAGCTTTTTAATGAGTTTGCATCTATGCGCATAGTCATGCAGAATCGTCCAGTGACCAAAGCGATCAAAGTGGCGGTGGCTGGTGCCAGCGGCTACGCCGGCGGGGAGATCCTGCGGCTGCTGCTCGGGCACCCCGCCTACGCCGACGGCCGGCTGAGCATCGGCGCGCTGACCGCCGCCGGCAACGCCGGCAGCACCCTGGGCGAGCAACACCCGCATCTGGTGCCGCTGGCCGACCGCGTCCTGGAACCGACCGAGGTCGACACCCTGGCCGGGCACGACGTGGTGTTCCTGGGCCTGCCGCACGGACATTCGGCGGTGCTGGCCGAGCAGCTCGGTGACGACACCGTGGTGATCGACTGCGGAGCGGACTTCCGGCTGGGCGACCCGACCGATTGGGAACGCTTCTACGGCTCGGCGCACGCCGGCACCTGGCCCTACGGCCTGCCCGAGCTGCCCGGCGGGCGTGACAAACTCATCAACGCCAGGCGGATCGCGGTGCCGGGCTGCTACCCGACCGCGGCGCTGCTGGCGCTGTTCCCGGCCGTCGCCGCCGGACTGGTGGAACCCGACGTCACCGTGGTCGCCGTCAGCGGCACCTCCGGTGCCGGCAAGGCCGCCAAGGTCGACCTGCTGGGCTCGGAGGTCATCGGCTCGGCGCGGGCCTACAACATCGGCGGGGCGCACCGGCACACCCCGGAGATCAGCCAGGGGCTGCGCGCGGTCACCCATCGCGACGTCAGCGTCGCGTTCGTCCCGGTGCTGATCCCGACATCCCGGGGCATCCTGGCCACCTGCACCGCCAAGACCACCGCGTCGCTGTCCGAACTGCGGGCGGTCTACGAAAAGGCTTACCACGACGAGCCGTTCGTGCACCTGCTGCCCGAAGGCCAGCTGCCCAAGACCGGATCGGTGATCGGCAGCAACGCCGCCCACCTCGCGGTCGCCGTCGACGAGGACGCCTCGACGTTCATCGTGATCGCGGCGATCGACAACCTGGTCAAGGGCACCGGCGGCGCGGCCGTGCAGGCGATGAACCTGGCGCTGGGCTGGCCGGAGACCGAAGGACTTTCCGTCGTAGGAGTGGCGCCGTGAGTGACAACGTTCGGCTGGTGCGCGAGCAGGGCGTCACCGCGCCCGGAGGCTTCCGGGCCGCCGGAATCGCCGCCGGCATCAAGGCTTCCGGAAATCCGGACCTGGCGCTGGTGTTCAACGAGGGCCCGGACTACGCCGCGGCCGGGGTGTTCACCAGCAACCAGGTCAAGGCTGCGCCGGTGCAGTGGAGCCGGCAGGTCCTCAAGGGCGGCCGGTTGCGGGCGGTGATCCTGAACTCCGGCGGTGCCAACGCCTGCACCGGTCCGGGCGGTTTCCAGGACACCCACAGTACGGCCGAAGCGGTCGCGGCGGCACTGTCGGAGTGGGGCACCGAGACCGGTGCGGTCGAGGTCGCGGTCTGCTCCACCGGCCTGATCGGTGACCGGCTGCCGATGGACAAGCTGCTGGCCGGTGTCACCGACGTGGTGCAGGCCATGGCCGGCGGCCTGGTCGGCGGAGACGAAGCCGCCCGCGCCATCATGACCACCGACACCGTCCCCAAACAGGTTGCGCTGCACCACAAGGGCGACTGGACCGTGGGCGGCATGGCCAAGGGTGCCGGCATGCTGGCACCATCGCTGGCCACCATGCTGGTGGTGCTGACCACCGACGCCAAGGTGGATGCGCAGGCTCTGGACGTCGCCCTGCGCCGGGCCACCGCGGTGACTTTCGACCGGCTCGACATCGACGGCAGCTGCTCCACCAACGACACGGTGCTGCTGCTGGCCTCGGGCGCCAGTGAGATCACGCCCAGCCAGGACGAGCTGGACGCCGCGGTGTTGGCGGTCTGTGACGACCTGTGCGCCCAGCTTCAGGCCGACGCCGAGGGGGTCACCAAGCGGGTGTCGATCACCGTCAGCGGCGCCGGTAGCGACGCTGACGCCCTGATCGCCGCGCGGATTGTTGCCCGCGACAGCCTGGTCAAGACCGCGCTGTTCGGCTCGGACCCCAACTGGGGACGGGTGCTGGCCGCCGTCGGGATGGTGCCGTTCACCATCGACCCGGACCGGATCACGGTGTCGTTCAACGGCTCCCCGGTGTTCTCCGGCGGCTCGCCGATGCCCGGCGCCCGGGATGTCGACCTGTCCGGGGCGGACATCCACGTGACGGTGGAACTCAACCTCGGCAGCGGGCAGGCCACCGTGCGCACCACCGACCTGTCGCACGCCTACGTCGAAGAGAACTCCGCGTATAGCTCATGATTCCCCCTCCTCCTCATCGCTCCGCAAGCTCCGCTCTGCATCGTCGGCGGAGGCAAACCTCATGACCGAAAAACTCACCACCACCGTCAAGGCCCAGGTACTGGCGGAAGCCCTGCCGTGGCTCAAGCAGCTGCACGGCAAGATCGTCGTCGTCAAGTACGGCGGCAACGCCATGACCGACGACACCCTCAAGCACGCGTTCGCCGCCGACATGGCTTTCCTGCGCAACTGTGGCATCCACCCGGTGGTGGTGCACGGCGGCGGGCCGCAGATCAGCGCCATGCTCAAACGGCTCGGCATCGAAGGTGATTTCAAGGGCGGATTCCGCGTCACCACACCCGAAGTGCTGGACGTGGCGCGCATGGTGCTGTTCGGCCAGGTCGGCCGCGAGCTCGTCGGCCTGATCAACGCCCACGGCCCGTACGCGGTCGGCATCACCGGCGAGGACGCCGCGCTGTTCACCGCGGTGCGGCGCAGCGTGAATGTCGACGGGGTCGCCACCGACATCGGGCTGGTGGGCGACGTTGACCAGGTCAACACAGCCGCGGTGCTGGACTTGATTGCCGCAGGCCGGATTCCGGTGGTCTCCACCCTGGCGCCCGACCCCGACGGGGTGGTGCACAACATCAACGCCGACACCGCCGCGGCCGCCCTGGCCGAAGCGCTGCAGGCCGAGAAGCTGCTGATGCTCACCGACGTCGACGGTCTCTACACCGACTGGCCCAACCGCGATTCGCTGGTCAGTGAGATCGACACCGCGACCCTGGAGCAACTGCTGCCGAGCCTGGAGTCCGGCATGATCCCCAAGGTCGAAGCCTGCCTGCGTGCCGTCCGCGGTGGGGTGCCCAGCGCCCACATCATCGACGGCCGCGTCGAACACTGCGTGCTGGTAGAGCTTTTCACCCACGCCGGTACCGGAACCAAGGTGGTAAACGCATGACGCTCCAAAGCCGCTGGCAAGCGGTGATGATGAACAACTACGGCACCCCGCCGCTGGCACTGGTCAGCGGCGAGGGCGCAGTGGTGACCGATGAGGCCGGCAAGAGCTACGTCGACCTGCTCGGCGGCATCGCGGTCAACGTGCTCGGCCATCGCCACCCGGCGGTGATCGAGGCCGTCACCACCCAGCTGAACACGCTCGGCCACACCTCGAATCTGTATGCGACCGAGCCGGGCATCGCCCTGGCCGAGGGCCTGGTCGATCATCTCGGCGCTCCGGCGCGGGTGTTCTTCTGCAACTCCGGGACCGAGGCCAACGAGGTGGCCTTCAAGATGACCCGGCTCACCGGCAAGACCAAGGTCGTTGCCGCCCAAGGCGCTTTCCACGGCCGGACCATGGGATCGCTGGCGCTGACCGGCCAGCCCGACAAGCAGGCGCCATTCGAGCCGCTGCCCGGCGACATCACCCACGTGCCCTACGGCGACACCAAGGCACTGGCCGCGGCGGTCGATTCGAGCACCGCCGCGGTGTTCTTGGAGCCGATCATGGGGGAGGGCGGCGTTGTCACCCCGCCGGCCGGCTACCTGGCCGAGGCCCGCGGCATCACCGCCGCCCACGGCGCCCTGCTGGTGCTCGACGAGGTCCAGACCGGGATCGGGCGCACCGGCGCCTTCTACGCCCACCAGCACGACGGCATCACCCCCGACATCATCACGCTGGCCAAGGGGCTGGGCGGCGGGTTGCCGATCGGTGCCTGCCTGGCCGTCGGCGCGGCCGGTGACCTGTTGACCCCGGGCTTGCACGGCAGCACCTTCGGCGGCAACCCGGTGTGCACGGCGGCCGCGTTGGCGGTGCTGCGGGCACTGGCCGACGGCGACCTGATCGCCCGGGCCGCCACCCTCGGCAAGACGCTGAGCCACGGGATCGAGGAATTGGGTCATCCGCTGGTCGACCACGTGCGCGGCAAGGGTCTGCTGCAGGGCGTGGTGCTCACCGAGCCGAAGGCCAAGGCCGTCGAACTGGCCGCCCGCGAGGCCGGCTTCCTGGTCAACGCCGCCGCGGCGGGCGTGGTCCGGTTGGCGCCGCCGCTGATCGTCACCGACGAGCAGATCGGCAGCTTCATCAGCGCGCTGCCGGGCATCCTCGACACCGCGCAGGAGGCTGCACAGTGATCCGCCACTTCCTTCGTGATGACGACGTCACCGCGGCCGAACAGGCCGAAATCCTGGCTCTGGCAGCGGAACTGAAAACCGCGCCGTTCAGTCGCCGGCCGCTGGAAGGCCCCCGCGGAGTCGCGGTGATCTTCGACAAGAACTCCACCCGCACCCGGTTCTCCTTCGAGATCGGCATCGCCCAACTCGGCGGGCACGCCGTCGTCGTCGACGGCCGGTCCACCCAGTTGGGCCGCGACGAAACCCTCGAAGACACCGGGCAGGTGCTGTCGCGCTACGTCGACGCCATCGTCTGGCGCACCTTCGCCCAGGACCGGCTGACCGCGATGGCCGGCACCGCGACGGTGCCGATCGTCAACGCGCTCTCCGACGAGTTCCACCCATGCCAGGTGCTGGCCGACCTGCAGACCATCGCCGAACGCAAAGGCGCGCTCAAAGGTCTGAAGCTGACCTACCTCGGCGACGGCGCCAACAACATGGCGCACTCGTTGATGCTCGGCGGCGTGACCGCCGGGGTACACGTCACCGTCGCCGCCCCGGAGGGCTTCACCCCCGACCCCGCCGTCGTCGCCGCCGCGCAGGCGCGCGCCGCGGAGACCGGCGCCTCGGTCACGCTGACCGCCGATGCGGCCAAGGCCGCCGTCGGGGCCGACGTGCTGGTCACCGACACCTGGACCTCGATGGGCCAGGAGGACGACGGCCTGGACCGGGTGGCGCCGTTTCGGCCGTTCCAGATCAATGACGAACTCGTCGGCCTGGCCGACCCGGAAGTCACGGTGCTGCACTGTCTTCCGGCGCACCGCGGCGACGAGATCACCGACTCGGTGATCGACGGACCGCGCAGCGCGGTGTGGGACGAGGCCGAGAACCGTCTGCACGCCCAGAAGGCGCTGCTGGTCTGGTTGCTGGAACGGTCACGATGAGCCGCGCCGACAGCACCGTCACACGAGTGGGCCGCCAGGCCCGCATCGTCGAAGTGCTGTCCTCTGCCTCGGTGCGCAGCCAGACCGAGCTGGCCACCATCCTGGCCGCCGACGGCATCGAGGTCACCCAGGCCACCCTGTCGCGCGACCTCGAAGAGCTGGGCGCGGTGAAGCTGCGGGGCCCGGATGGTGGAGTCGGGGGATACGTCATTCCCGAGGACGGCAACCCGCTGCGCCTGTCCGGCGGCACCGACCGGCTCTGTCGGCTGCTGGCGGAGCTGCTGGTGTCCACCGATGCCACCGGAAACCTCGCCGTGCTGCGCACCCCGCCCGGGGCAGCGGACTACCTGGCCAGCGCCATCGATCGGGCCGCGCTACCGTACGTCGTCGGCACCATCGCCGGGGATGACACCATCTTCGTGGCGGCCCGTGAGCCGATGACCGGCGCCGAACTCGCCGCCACCCTCAACGACCTGCAGTAATACCCAGAAGCACACAGCAACACAAAGCAAGGAGAACTCGATGTCCGAACGCGTCATCCTGGCGTATTCCGGCGGCCTGGACACTTCGGTGGCGATCAGCTGGATCGGCAAGGAGACCGGCCGCGAAGTGGTCGCCGTCGCCATCGACCTCGGCCAGGGCGGCGAGGACATGGAAGTGGTGCGCCAGCGGGCCCTGGACTGCGGCGCGGTGGAGGCCGTCGTGGTCG includes these proteins:
- the argB gene encoding acetylglutamate kinase; amino-acid sequence: MTEKLTTTVKAQVLAEALPWLKQLHGKIVVVKYGGNAMTDDTLKHAFAADMAFLRNCGIHPVVVHGGGPQISAMLKRLGIEGDFKGGFRVTTPEVLDVARMVLFGQVGRELVGLINAHGPYAVGITGEDAALFTAVRRSVNVDGVATDIGLVGDVDQVNTAAVLDLIAAGRIPVVSTLAPDPDGVVHNINADTAAAALAEALQAEKLLMLTDVDGLYTDWPNRDSLVSEIDTATLEQLLPSLESGMIPKVEACLRAVRGGVPSAHIIDGRVEHCVLVELFTHAGTGTKVVNA
- a CDS encoding maleylpyruvate isomerase family mycothiol-dependent enzyme; amino-acid sequence: MNTEDIWRAADAERSGLVELLENLTASQWRHASLCPGWQVRDVVAHLAISAHAHVGRILVSLLRARGSVDRMMLDTATRHATKTDDRELLSELRSTIGSRFTAVSTTPTDRLMDLLVHGQDIAVPLGLQREMPTDAAQVALESVWNPRFPFYAATRLAPYRVRAVDTDWDKGSGPIIEGPVSALLLLATGRDSAALPHLSGEGAELLRNG
- the argC gene encoding N-acetyl-gamma-glutamyl-phosphate reductase → MQNRPVTKAIKVAVAGASGYAGGEILRLLLGHPAYADGRLSIGALTAAGNAGSTLGEQHPHLVPLADRVLEPTEVDTLAGHDVVFLGLPHGHSAVLAEQLGDDTVVIDCGADFRLGDPTDWERFYGSAHAGTWPYGLPELPGGRDKLINARRIAVPGCYPTAALLALFPAVAAGLVEPDVTVVAVSGTSGAGKAAKVDLLGSEVIGSARAYNIGGAHRHTPEISQGLRAVTHRDVSVAFVPVLIPTSRGILATCTAKTTASLSELRAVYEKAYHDEPFVHLLPEGQLPKTGSVIGSNAAHLAVAVDEDASTFIVIAAIDNLVKGTGGAAVQAMNLALGWPETEGLSVVGVAP
- a CDS encoding acetylornithine transaminase produces the protein MTLQSRWQAVMMNNYGTPPLALVSGEGAVVTDEAGKSYVDLLGGIAVNVLGHRHPAVIEAVTTQLNTLGHTSNLYATEPGIALAEGLVDHLGAPARVFFCNSGTEANEVAFKMTRLTGKTKVVAAQGAFHGRTMGSLALTGQPDKQAPFEPLPGDITHVPYGDTKALAAAVDSSTAAVFLEPIMGEGGVVTPPAGYLAEARGITAAHGALLVLDEVQTGIGRTGAFYAHQHDGITPDIITLAKGLGGGLPIGACLAVGAAGDLLTPGLHGSTFGGNPVCTAAALAVLRALADGDLIARAATLGKTLSHGIEELGHPLVDHVRGKGLLQGVVLTEPKAKAVELAAREAGFLVNAAAAGVVRLAPPLIVTDEQIGSFISALPGILDTAQEAAQ
- the argF gene encoding ornithine carbamoyltransferase; protein product: MIRHFLRDDDVTAAEQAEILALAAELKTAPFSRRPLEGPRGVAVIFDKNSTRTRFSFEIGIAQLGGHAVVVDGRSTQLGRDETLEDTGQVLSRYVDAIVWRTFAQDRLTAMAGTATVPIVNALSDEFHPCQVLADLQTIAERKGALKGLKLTYLGDGANNMAHSLMLGGVTAGVHVTVAAPEGFTPDPAVVAAAQARAAETGASVTLTADAAKAAVGADVLVTDTWTSMGQEDDGLDRVAPFRPFQINDELVGLADPEVTVLHCLPAHRGDEITDSVIDGPRSAVWDEAENRLHAQKALLVWLLERSR
- a CDS encoding arginine repressor, coding for MSRADSTVTRVGRQARIVEVLSSASVRSQTELATILAADGIEVTQATLSRDLEELGAVKLRGPDGGVGGYVIPEDGNPLRLSGGTDRLCRLLAELLVSTDATGNLAVLRTPPGAADYLASAIDRAALPYVVGTIAGDDTIFVAAREPMTGAELAATLNDLQ
- the argJ gene encoding bifunctional glutamate N-acetyltransferase/amino-acid acetyltransferase ArgJ, translated to MSDNVRLVREQGVTAPGGFRAAGIAAGIKASGNPDLALVFNEGPDYAAAGVFTSNQVKAAPVQWSRQVLKGGRLRAVILNSGGANACTGPGGFQDTHSTAEAVAAALSEWGTETGAVEVAVCSTGLIGDRLPMDKLLAGVTDVVQAMAGGLVGGDEAARAIMTTDTVPKQVALHHKGDWTVGGMAKGAGMLAPSLATMLVVLTTDAKVDAQALDVALRRATAVTFDRLDIDGSCSTNDTVLLLASGASEITPSQDELDAAVLAVCDDLCAQLQADAEGVTKRVSITVSGAGSDADALIAARIVARDSLVKTALFGSDPNWGRVLAAVGMVPFTIDPDRITVSFNGSPVFSGGSPMPGARDVDLSGADIHVTVELNLGSGQATVRTTDLSHAYVEENSAYSS